Genomic DNA from Blattabacterium cuenoti:
TTATCTATAATGTATAATTTATTTAAATTATTTTGTAATTTATTATAAATTATTTTGCTGTAATCTAAACTGTAAATTTCATTTACAGAATTAATAATAACATTATTTTCATCTAAACATTTATAATTTTCATTAATTTGAATGTTATTATTATTTCTTACTAAAATTAGTATTCTAGGATAAATAATAGGATATATACCTGTAGAAATATGTATAATTTCTATATTTTTTTTTATTGATATATTGTTTACATCAATAAATACACCTTTCATTATTGAAAAAATAGTATTTAAGCTATAAAAAACATCATAATGATTATTATGTAATTTTCCATAAAAATCTTTAATTATATTATTATATTTATATGATGATATATTTTTTATATCAATATAATTATCTTTATTAGATAATTTTCTATTATATTTTCCATCTATGAAAATAGATAAATAAGAATCTTTTTTTTTAAAAATTGAAATAATTTTTTTTATTTTTTGTTCTATTTTTTTTTTATCAATTTTATCTATTTTATGATATTTTTTATTAAAAACTGTATAAATATTATTATCATACCATTTCTTTATGAAAGGAGATTGATCATAAGTAAATCCATTTTTCATATATAAATCAATATGATACATTTGTAATAATGATAGATATGATTTATTATTTCTAATGGATGATTTTATTTTATTTACCAGAAAATCTATTTTATTTTTTAATTTCATTATTAATTAATAATTGATCCATTCATATCCTTTCGATTCAATCATTTCTGCCAAATCTTTGTTTCCAGATTTTATTATTTTTCCTTTATATAATACATGTATAATATAATTTGAAGAAATATGATCTAATAATCTTTTATAATGAGTAATAATTAATACAGAATTTTTTTTAGTAATGAAATTATTAATTCCTTTTGATATTATACGTAAAGCATCAATATCTAATCCAGAATCAATTTCGTCTAAAATAGATAATACAGGATTTAACATCATCATTTGAAGTATTTCATTTTTTTTTTTTTCTCCGCCTGAAAATCCATCATTTAAAAAACGATACATGAAACTATAATCTATATTTAATAAAGAAAATACTTTTTTTATTTTATATAAAATATCTTTAGATGACATTTTATCCATATTTTTTGCTTTTCGTATTGAATTTATAGATGTTTTAATAAAATTTATAATAGAAACACCTGGAATTTCTACTGGATTTTGAAAAGATAAAAATATACCTAAATGTGCTCTAGATTCGGGAGATAAATTTTTTAAATTTTTATTTAAAAAATTTATATCACCTCTTATAATAGAATATTCTTCTTTTCCAGCTATTACCCCAGCAAGAGTACTTTTACCAGAAGCATTAGGCCCCATAATAACATGTACTTCTCCTAAATTAATTTTTATATTAATTCCTTTAAGAATTTTTTTTTCACCTACAGAAACATGTAAATTTTCTATATTTAATAACATATTATCTCATAATGTTTATCCAATAGATCCTTCTAATGAAATTTCTAATAATTTTTGAGCTTCTACAGCAAATTCCATAGGAAGCTTTTTTATAATATCACCACTAAATCCATTTATTATTAAAGAAATAGAATTTTCTATATTAATACCTCTTTGATTACAATAAAAAATTTGATCTTTTCCTATTTTAGAAGTAGTAGCTTCATGTTCTATATGAGAATTAGGATTATTTACATTAATATATGGAAAAGTATGAGCTCCACATTTATCTCCTATAAGTAATGAATCACATTGAGAAAAATTCCTAGAATTATTTGCTTCAGAACAAATTTTTACTAATCCTCTATAACTATTTTGAGATTTTCCAGATGAAATACCTTTAGATATAATAGTACTTTTTGTATTATTTCCTATATGTATCATTTTTGTTCCAGTATCTGCTTGCTGAAAATTTTTAGTTAAAGCTAAAGAATAAAATTCTCCAATGGAAAAATCTCCTTTTAAAATACATGATGGATATTTCCATGTAATAGATGATCCAGTTTCAACTTGTATCCAAGATATTTTAGATCTTTTTTCACATAATCCTCTTTTTGTAACAAAATTAAAAACACCTCCTATTCCATTTTTATCTCCTGGAAACCAATTTTGAACTGTAGAATATTTAACTTCAGAGTTTTCTAATGCAATAATTTCTACTACAGCAGCATGTAATTGATTATTTTTTCTTTGTGGAGCAGTGCATCCTTCTAAATAGCTTACTTGAGAATATTTATCTGCTATAATTAAAGTTCTTTCAAATTGACCTGTACTACTTTCATTAATACGAAAATATGTAGATAATTCCATAGGACAACGCGTCCCTTTTGGGATATAACAAAAAGATCCATCTGAAAAAACTGCAGAATTCAATGATGCATAAAAATTATCATTTTTTGAAACTACAGATCCTAAATATTTTTTAATAATATCTGGATGATTTATTATCGCATCATTAATAGAACAAAATATTATACCTTGTTTTTTTAATTTTTTTTGAAATGTTGTAAATAAAGATGAAGAATCTAATACTACATCTGTAGCAACCATTTTTTTTTCTAATTTTTTTTCATTTTTTATAGTAACTCCTAGTTTCTCAAAAGAATTTACTATTTCATAATCTGATTTATCAAGATTTTCCAAATTTATTTTTTTTTTAGGAGCAGAATAATAAATTATTTTATTAAAATCTGGAACTGAATAATTTATATTAGCCCATTTTGGAATTTTCATTTTTTTCCATATAGAAAAAGAATCTAACCGCCATTTCAACATCCAATTAGGTTCTTTTTTTTTTTCAGATATTTTTCTAACAACTTCTTCGTTTAACCCTGAAGATATTGTGTCTGATTCTATTGGTAAATAAAATCCATATTTATATTCTTCTAAATTAGAAAAATTATATAACAAATTTTTATTTTCTTTTTTTTTTTTCATTGTTAATTTTTATAACGAAAAACTTTTTCCACATCCACAAGTATTTTTAGCATTAGGATTTTTAAAATAAAAACCTTTTCCATGTAATCCATCAGAATATTCTAAAGTTATTCCTTTTAAATAAGGAAGACTATTTTTATCTATTAATATTTTTATTTTTTTATCTTGAAATAATTCATCTGCTTCTTTTCTTTTTTTATCAAAAGATAATTCATAAGACATTCCTCCTGAGCATCCTCCATTTTTTACTCCAAATCTAATAAAAGAAACATCATCTTTAATTCCCTCTTTTTTCATAAGAGAAATTAATTTAATTTTAGCTTTTTCAGATATAAAAACCATATACTATATATTTTATTTATTTAATTATTAAGTAATAAAACAAAGATATCTATTATTTAACAATATAAAATAATCATTTGTATTTTAAATAATTATACTAATATTTTATATTAATTTTTAATTATATATATTAGATTATACGTAATATGATATGTAATTTTGATTTAAAATTTATTTTTTTAATGAAAAAAAAATTAAAAATAATCCAAATATAATAAATGGAATACTAAGGCATTGTCCTGTATTTAAATTATTTATTTTTATAAATTCTATTCCTTGTGGTTCTTTTAAAAATTCTATCAAAAAACGAAAACTCCAAATTAAAATAAAAAAAATTCCTGATAAAAATCCATTACATAATTTTTTTTTTTTATAAAAATACAAAAGAAATAAAAATGTAAATAAATACGCTGTTGATTCATATATTTGTGTAGGATGTCTAGGAATTATTAGAGTTTCTATATTTGCTTTAAAAAATCTTACTCCCCATGGTAAATAACATGGTTTTCCTATTATTTCAGAATTGAAAAAATTTCCTATTCTAATAAATACACCTGAAATAGACGATATAATACATAATCTATCACATAACCAAAAAAAAGATTTATTTTTTAAAAATTTTTTTTTATATAAAAAACTAGATAAAATAACACCTATAATAGCTCCATGACTAGAAAATCCCCTATATCCAGAATATTCATATCCTTTTATTATTCCTAATAAATAATTATTTTTATTTTCTTTAATTGGAAAAAATATTTCTATACAATGATCATAAAAATATAAAAAATCATAAAAAAAAACTTGACCTAATCTTGCTCCAATCAATGTTCCAAAAAATGTATATCTTAATAATGGATCTAAATATTCACAATTAATATTATCATTATGATATATATATTTCATTATTAACCATCCCAATATAAAAGAAATGATAAACATTATACTATAAACATAAATAGGAAATTCTTTCCACAAATAAAATTTATATATAGGATCCCAATCAATATATATTAGTAAATTCATTAATAAATATATTTTTATTTAGGAGGATCATATCCATATCCACCCAAAGGATTACATTTCATAATCCTTATAATAATCATAAAAATAGACTTAAATATTCCCCATTTTCTAATGGAAATAATTATATAATCTGAACATGTAGGCCTATATCTACAATTATTTCCTATATGAGGAGATATTATTATTTGATAAATTCTAATAATTTTTATTATAATAAAATCAATTAATTTCATATACAATTTCTAATAAAATTTAAAGATGATCCATATTTAAACCATTGAATTTGTTTCTTATTATAAGAATGTTTAGCTAAAATTTTATCTATTTTTTTATCACTATGAATAATATCAATTTTTATATTTTTTCCAGGAAAAAAATTATCTTTTATATAAAAATTAAATATATCATTTTCATCTATTTTATAGTAATCATGTGGATTTGAAAAAGTTAAAGCTAAAATTCCCTGTTTTTTAAGATTAGTCTCATGTATTCTAGAAAAAGATTTAACTAAAACTACACGAACACCTAAAAAACGAGGTTCCATTGCCGCATGTTCTCTAGATGACCCTTCTCCATAATTA
This window encodes:
- a CDS encoding SufB/SufD family protein — encoded protein: MKLKNKIDFLVNKIKSSIRNNKSYLSLLQMYHIDLYMKNGFTYDQSPFIKKWYDNNIYTVFNKKYHKIDKIDKKKIEQKIKKIISIFKKKDSYLSIFIDGKYNRKLSNKDNYIDIKNISSYKYNNIIKDFYGKLHNNHYDVFYSLNTIFSIMKGVFIDVNNISIKKNIEIIHISTGIYPIIYPRILILVRNNNNIQINENYKCLDENNVIINSVNEIYSLDYSKIIYNKLQNNLNKLYIIDNTFIKQENKSICKVYTFSFYCKKIKNNLNFFSIGKKTSSYLYGISILSDSDSINNSTFMKHSSSNSNSYQLYKNILFDNSNSIFDGKITVEKNIKNINAFQKNNNIILSKKSNVYTKPQLKIYSKDVRCTHGCTIGNIHKSELFYLKSRGIPEKESKILLLLSFLDDIIKYIDSLKLKKYIQKELSNYLDNFL
- the sufC gene encoding Fe-S cluster assembly ATPase SufC; this translates as MLLNIENLHVSVGEKKILKGINIKINLGEVHVIMGPNASGKSTLAGVIAGKEEYSIIRGDINFLNKNLKNLSPESRAHLGIFLSFQNPVEIPGVSIINFIKTSINSIRKAKNMDKMSSKDILYKIKKVFSLLNIDYSFMYRFLNDGFSGGEKKKNEILQMMMLNPVLSILDEIDSGLDIDALRIISKGINNFITKKNSVLIITHYKRLLDHISSNYIIHVLYKGKIIKSGNKDLAEMIESKGYEWINY
- the sufB gene encoding Fe-S cluster assembly protein SufB, which translates into the protein MKKKKENKNLLYNFSNLEEYKYGFYLPIESDTISSGLNEEVVRKISEKKKEPNWMLKWRLDSFSIWKKMKIPKWANINYSVPDFNKIIYYSAPKKKINLENLDKSDYEIVNSFEKLGVTIKNEKKLEKKMVATDVVLDSSSLFTTFQKKLKKQGIIFCSINDAIINHPDIIKKYLGSVVSKNDNFYASLNSAVFSDGSFCYIPKGTRCPMELSTYFRINESSTGQFERTLIIADKYSQVSYLEGCTAPQRKNNQLHAAVVEIIALENSEVKYSTVQNWFPGDKNGIGGVFNFVTKRGLCEKRSKISWIQVETGSSITWKYPSCILKGDFSIGEFYSLALTKNFQQADTGTKMIHIGNNTKSTIISKGISSGKSQNSYRGLVKICSEANNSRNFSQCDSLLIGDKCGAHTFPYINVNNPNSHIEHEATTSKIGKDQIFYCNQRGINIENSISLIINGFSGDIIKKLPMEFAVEAQKLLEISLEGSIG
- a CDS encoding HesB/IscA family protein; the encoded protein is MVFISEKAKIKLISLMKKEGIKDDVSFIRFGVKNGGCSGGMSYELSFDKKRKEADELFQDKKIKILIDKNSLPYLKGITLEYSDGLHGKGFYFKNPNAKNTCGCGKSFSL
- the lgt gene encoding prolipoprotein diacylglyceryl transferase — its product is MNLLIYIDWDPIYKFYLWKEFPIYVYSIMFIISFILGWLIMKYIYHNDNINCEYLDPLLRYTFFGTLIGARLGQVFFYDFLYFYDHCIEIFFPIKENKNNYLLGIIKGYEYSGYRGFSSHGAIIGVILSSFLYKKKFLKNKSFFWLCDRLCIISSISGVFIRIGNFFNSEIIGKPCYLPWGVRFFKANIETLIIPRHPTQIYESTAYLFTFLFLLYFYKKKKLCNGFLSGIFFILIWSFRFLIEFLKEPQGIEFIKINNLNTGQCLSIPFIIFGLFLIFFSLKK
- the yidD gene encoding membrane protein insertion efficiency factor YidD, with the protein product MKLIDFIIIKIIRIYQIIISPHIGNNCRYRPTCSDYIIISIRKWGIFKSIFMIIIRIMKCNPLGGYGYDPPK